In the genome of Coraliomargarita algicola, one region contains:
- a CDS encoding phosphate acetyltransferase: MPLISKLTVRLKRHPKRVVFPEGSDPRILQAARQFASNDLGIPILLGDRAQIKENADKLNVSLERIRIIEPRRSDEWDNFTKMFQGLRRFKNLKEKEIEQYLEDTNYFATMMLATSQADAIVSGATSTASSALRPLLQIVPRLPDVSTVSSLNIFDLEDLETGKDREIFLADCAVVPNPTSQQLADIAVTTAALSYHLTNSKPYVALLSYSSKSITSKNPTVAKMKAATEMARKKALELGIPMEIDGELQVDAALDPITAKTKKIEGPVAGHANVLIFPDLHSANIASKLLDTLTRARNYGPILTGLTKPAAEISRGATATDIFGTAVMVASQAIDHKLLYPTDNSDDLNEDVTIL, encoded by the coding sequence ATGCCACTCATTTCCAAACTGACAGTACGCCTCAAACGTCACCCAAAACGCGTCGTTTTCCCAGAAGGCAGCGACCCACGTATCTTACAAGCGGCCCGCCAATTCGCATCCAATGACCTGGGCATCCCCATTCTGCTGGGCGATCGCGCACAAATTAAGGAGAATGCTGACAAACTAAACGTCAGCCTGGAGCGCATCCGTATCATTGAGCCCCGCCGCAGCGATGAGTGGGACAACTTCACTAAAATGTTTCAAGGTCTGCGCCGCTTCAAGAACCTGAAGGAGAAAGAAATCGAGCAATATCTGGAAGACACCAACTATTTTGCCACCATGATGCTGGCCACCTCTCAGGCCGATGCGATTGTGTCCGGTGCCACCAGCACAGCTTCCAGTGCCCTGCGCCCCCTGCTCCAGATCGTCCCACGCCTGCCCGATGTGTCCACCGTATCTTCACTGAACATCTTCGACCTGGAAGACTTGGAAACTGGCAAGGATCGCGAAATTTTCCTCGCCGACTGCGCGGTGGTGCCCAACCCCACCAGCCAACAACTGGCCGACATCGCCGTCACGACAGCGGCGCTCAGCTATCACCTAACCAACTCCAAGCCCTATGTCGCCCTGCTCAGTTACTCCAGTAAGAGCATCACCAGCAAGAATCCGACAGTCGCCAAAATGAAGGCGGCCACCGAGATGGCGCGTAAAAAGGCACTCGAACTCGGCATTCCCATGGAAATCGATGGCGAACTTCAGGTCGACGCCGCACTGGACCCGATCACAGCCAAGACCAAGAAAATCGAAGGGCCGGTCGCCGGCCATGCCAATGTCCTCATTTTCCCGGACCTACACTCGGCCAATATCGCATCCAAACTACTCGACACACTCACCCGTGCGCGTAATTACGGCCCCATTCTGACCGGCCTGACAAAGCCCGCGGCCGAAATCAGCCGTGGGGCCACCGCGACCGATATCTTCGGCACAGCGGTGATGGTCGCCTCTCAGGCCATCGACCACAAACTGCTCTATCCCACCGACAACAGCGACGACTTGAACGAAGACGTCACGATTCTGTAG
- a CDS encoding phosphotransacetylase family protein has translation MPSSHKHFTEPDDTEILTAPRNKTTKRIFIAATRMNDGKTTTSLALFAALRSITEHVGFIKPVGQRFLQVEGHQIDEDSILLNQIFDVKTPIHAMSPIVIHHSFTREYLDNPDANHTELIDKMCRAFDRAAFQRDYIIIEGTGHAGVGSVFNLSNADVAKRLNAKVIIVARGGIGRPIDEIALNKAVFEAAGVQIIGAIINKVEPRKIEMVEKYCRIALDRMNIPLLGCIPHECMLTQPNLQQVVEETKGRWLNGKSKGGNNRIYKVIIGAMAAKGLVEHLDKGVLIITPGDREDIILSAIASDSIGGMGSSIAGIILTRSILPHPRLMEMIAQTSIPVVLCAEDSYKVASRVNNMTVKTQPSDDDKIPIIKDLITKNIDLEVIQNAFDSQD, from the coding sequence ATGCCGTCTTCCCATAAACACTTCACCGAGCCTGACGACACGGAAATCTTGACTGCACCGCGCAACAAGACGACCAAGCGAATCTTTATCGCCGCGACTCGTATGAATGATGGGAAGACCACCACCAGTCTGGCACTGTTTGCCGCCTTGCGCAGCATTACCGAGCATGTCGGCTTCATCAAACCCGTCGGCCAGCGCTTCCTACAAGTCGAAGGCCACCAGATCGATGAAGATTCCATCCTGCTCAACCAGATTTTCGATGTAAAAACTCCCATCCATGCGATGAGTCCAATTGTGATTCATCACAGTTTCACTCGTGAGTATCTGGACAATCCCGACGCCAACCACACCGAATTAATCGATAAGATGTGCCGCGCCTTCGACCGTGCCGCCTTCCAGCGCGATTACATCATCATCGAAGGCACGGGCCATGCCGGAGTCGGCTCGGTTTTTAACCTATCTAATGCCGATGTAGCCAAGCGCCTGAATGCAAAGGTCATCATTGTCGCACGTGGCGGCATCGGGCGCCCCATCGACGAAATTGCACTCAACAAAGCCGTCTTCGAAGCCGCGGGCGTACAAATAATCGGAGCCATCATTAATAAGGTCGAACCACGCAAGATCGAGATGGTGGAAAAATACTGCCGTATCGCGCTCGACCGCATGAATATCCCTTTGCTCGGCTGCATTCCCCACGAGTGCATGCTCACCCAGCCCAACTTGCAGCAAGTGGTCGAAGAAACCAAAGGCCGCTGGCTCAATGGAAAATCCAAAGGGGGCAACAACCGCATCTATAAAGTCATCATCGGTGCCATGGCCGCCAAAGGCCTGGTTGAACATCTGGACAAGGGCGTGCTGATTATTACACCCGGCGACCGCGAAGATATCATCCTCTCTGCCATCGCCTCCGATAGCATTGGTGGCATGGGCAGTTCTATTGCTGGCATCATCCTCACCCGCAGTATATTACCACATCCACGCTTGATGGAAATGATCGCCCAAACCTCGATTCCCGTGGTCCTGTGCGCCGAAGACAGTTACAAAGTCGCCTCCCGGGTCAATAATATGACCGTCAAAACCCAACCGAGCGACGACGATAAAATCCCTATCATCAAAGATCTCATCACTAAAAACATCGACCTCGAAGTCATTCAGAACGCCTTTGATTCTCAGGACTAA
- the xseB gene encoding exodeoxyribonuclease VII small subunit, with translation MPAKQEEPTFEQSVERLEALIEAMENGDTPLAELVEKFGEGSKLLQQCQAQLKEAELKIEQLNIKTGQLEAFDDSSEN, from the coding sequence ATGCCCGCTAAACAAGAAGAACCCACATTCGAGCAATCCGTCGAGCGCCTCGAAGCCTTAATCGAAGCCATGGAAAACGGCGATACACCACTGGCCGAACTGGTTGAGAAATTTGGAGAAGGTTCCAAGCTCCTCCAACAGTGCCAAGCACAGCTCAAAGAGGCCGAACTAAAGATCGAACAGCTCAATATCAAAACTGGTCAACTCGAAGCGTTCGACGACTCCAGCGAAAACTAA
- the murJ gene encoding murein biosynthesis integral membrane protein MurJ, with protein sequence MLKNLKNIAVVSLSTVGSRVLGLLRDILIFAALGTSLWNSAFILAFTLPNLFRRLLGEGALTSAIVPVFSDVLEREGRAGAFRFFNQVLFRLLLALLVIVAVGMLLLAWAAGSDWLPERWVTGAGLAVWLLPYMLFICLAAIITAGLNLVGRFAVSAATPILLNLAMIGALGAGLYLDAEAARIVYWLCGGVLLGGFLQLMVPAWDLMRQGWRPRLQRQGGAELAELWQLFVPGLLGAAILQVNILVSRLLAYSLDESAVSVLYLSSRLMELPLGVFTIAVATVFFPLLARALSNGEEAQFSAVFLQGMRLVIGISLPAGIGLLVLGQPILEFLFLWGAFDQADVLATVPLLAIYGLGLPLYSAATFATRGLHASKDMRTPVRVAGYCLFINLFAGWLLMQFWGAAGLASANVLAALAQSVLLWRALSRGRSELSFRALRPALFKVLLAGLGMGVACAVAWPCLAAFDWGAKLSAALIVVVCVPGGVAVYFALLYVLRFEEMDALKAMLQRFMPKRSS encoded by the coding sequence ATGCTCAAGAATCTTAAAAATATCGCCGTGGTCAGTCTTTCGACTGTGGGCTCGCGTGTGCTGGGGCTGTTGCGGGATATTTTAATTTTCGCGGCACTGGGCACTAGCCTGTGGAACTCCGCATTTATTTTGGCATTTACCCTTCCCAATTTATTTCGCCGTCTATTGGGAGAAGGTGCGCTGACATCTGCGATTGTGCCGGTCTTTTCGGATGTTTTGGAGCGGGAGGGGCGAGCGGGTGCGTTTCGATTTTTTAATCAAGTGTTGTTTCGTCTCTTGTTGGCGCTGTTGGTGATCGTCGCTGTGGGCATGTTGCTTCTGGCGTGGGCAGCGGGTAGTGATTGGCTGCCGGAGCGCTGGGTGACGGGGGCCGGGCTGGCGGTGTGGTTGCTGCCGTATATGTTGTTTATCTGTTTGGCGGCGATTATTACCGCGGGATTAAATTTAGTCGGGCGCTTTGCGGTGTCTGCGGCGACCCCCATATTGTTGAATCTAGCGATGATCGGGGCGCTGGGGGCGGGCTTATACTTGGATGCGGAGGCGGCGCGTATCGTGTATTGGCTCTGTGGTGGTGTGCTGTTGGGTGGTTTCTTACAGCTGATGGTGCCGGCGTGGGATTTGATGCGGCAGGGCTGGCGTCCGCGTCTGCAGCGGCAGGGCGGAGCGGAGCTGGCTGAGCTTTGGCAGTTGTTTGTGCCCGGGCTGCTGGGAGCGGCTATTTTGCAGGTAAATATTTTGGTTTCGCGCCTGTTGGCCTATTCGCTGGATGAATCGGCGGTTTCCGTGCTCTATCTCTCCAGCCGTTTGATGGAGTTGCCCTTGGGGGTGTTCACCATTGCGGTGGCGACGGTATTTTTTCCATTGTTGGCAAGAGCGCTTTCCAACGGTGAGGAAGCGCAATTTTCGGCGGTCTTCTTGCAAGGAATGCGTCTGGTGATCGGCATTTCTTTGCCTGCGGGCATCGGTTTGCTGGTGTTGGGGCAGCCGATTCTAGAATTTCTCTTTCTGTGGGGCGCTTTTGATCAGGCCGATGTGCTCGCGACGGTGCCATTGTTGGCGATTTACGGGCTCGGCTTGCCGCTCTATTCTGCGGCTACTTTTGCGACTCGCGGCTTGCATGCGAGTAAGGACATGCGCACTCCAGTGCGGGTGGCGGGGTATTGCCTTTTTATCAATTTGTTTGCCGGTTGGCTGCTTATGCAGTTTTGGGGCGCGGCTGGACTGGCGAGTGCCAATGTACTCGCGGCCTTGGCCCAGAGTGTCTTGCTTTGGCGAGCCTTATCCCGCGGGCGTTCCGAGCTGAGCTTTAGGGCTTTGCGTCCGGCATTGTTTAAGGTGCTGTTGGCAGGGCTCGGCATGGGCGTGGCCTGTGCGGTGGCTTGGCCCTGTTTGGCCGCTTTTGATTGGGGAGCGAAATTAAGCGCTGCGTTGATCGTCGTGGTCTGCGTGCCAGGCGGGGTGGCGGTGTATTTTGCTTTGCTGTATGTGCTGCGCTTTGAAGAAATGGATGCGCTGAAAGCGATGCTGCAGCGTTTTATGCCAAAACGTTCCTCATAG